From Flavobacterium alkalisoli, the proteins below share one genomic window:
- the kbl gene encoding glycine C-acetyltransferase, with translation MYGKIKEYLAKELETIKENGLYKKERIIASPQDAEITLESGQKVLNFCANNYLGLSSHPEVVQAAKDALDTHGFGMSSVRFICGTQDIHKTLEQKIAEFYGTEDTILYAAAFDANGGVFEPLLGEEDAIISDSLNHASIIDGVRLCKAARYRYENNNMEELEQQLIKANAENRRFKIIVTDGVFSMDGLVAPLDKICDLADKYDAMVMVDECHAAGFIGATGKGTLEAKNVMGRVDIITGTLGKALGGAMGGYTTGKKEIIEMLRQRSRPYLFSNSLAPSIVGASIKVFELLGRNTELRDRLEWNTNYFKEGMKNAGFDIIDGDSAIVPVMLYDAKLSQVMADKLLEKGIYVIGFFFPVVPKEKARIRVQLSAAHTKEHLDKAIAAFTEVGRELTII, from the coding sequence ATGTACGGAAAAATTAAAGAGTATTTAGCTAAGGAGCTGGAAACTATCAAAGAAAACGGATTATATAAAAAAGAGCGTATTATCGCTTCGCCTCAGGATGCAGAAATTACCCTTGAGTCAGGACAAAAGGTGTTAAACTTTTGTGCTAACAATTACCTTGGGTTGTCATCTCACCCGGAGGTAGTTCAGGCCGCTAAGGATGCTCTTGATACTCACGGATTCGGTATGTCTTCGGTAAGGTTTATTTGCGGTACTCAGGATATACACAAAACACTGGAGCAAAAAATTGCTGAATTCTACGGAACGGAAGATACTATTCTTTATGCGGCAGCTTTTGATGCTAATGGTGGTGTTTTTGAGCCCCTTTTAGGTGAAGAGGACGCAATTATTTCAGACAGCCTTAACCATGCCTCTATTATAGACGGTGTTCGTTTGTGTAAAGCGGCACGTTACCGTTATGAGAATAATAATATGGAAGAGTTGGAGCAACAGCTTATAAAAGCCAATGCGGAAAACAGAAGGTTCAAGATAATTGTTACCGATGGTGTTTTCTCAATGGACGGACTTGTGGCTCCGCTTGATAAAATATGTGACCTTGCAGATAAATATGATGCTATGGTAATGGTAGATGAGTGTCACGCAGCAGGCTTTATAGGTGCTACCGGTAAAGGTACCCTTGAGGCTAAAAATGTTATGGGTAGGGTAGATATCATTACCGGTACTCTTGGTAAAGCGTTAGGTGGCGCTATGGGAGGTTATACTACAGGTAAAAAAGAAATTATAGAAATGCTTAGGCAGCGTTCAAGGCCATACTTGTTCTCTAACTCGTTAGCACCTTCAATTGTAGGGGCTTCCATAAAAGTATTTGAGCTTCTGGGAAGGAATACAGAGCTAAGAGACAGGCTGGAATGGAATACCAATTATTTTAAAGAAGGTATGAAAAATGCTGGTTTTGATATTATAGACGGAGACTCGGCTATTGTGCCTGTTATGTTATATGATGCAAAGCTTTCTCAGGTAATGGCCGATAAGCTTTTAGAGAAGGGTATTTATGTTATCGGGTTCTTCTTCCCGGTTGTGCCAAAAGAAAAAGCACGTATTCGTGTTCAGCTTTCCGCTGCTCATACAAAAGAGCATTTGGATAAAGCAATTGCTGCTTTTACAGAAGTTGGCCGCGAATTAACGATAATTTAA
- a CDS encoding OmpA family protein has translation MKHLNKLIVAACMAVGLNAQAQDENNPWAVSFGVNAVDTRTSTADDFGDRFSQFFDAKDHWNILPSVSYLNVSRYVGSNLSVGLTGSVNRIDKLVEKDANGNRIVTNPGDLSYFGLDAAVKYSFMKPLNSKWFDPALYVGGGYLWWGDENTGTFNFGAQFNFWITENVAFSLQSGYKKSFADRVEVPSHFQHMAGLTFKFGGKDTDKDGIYDKDDMCPNEPGLKQFQGCPDSDGDGIPDKDDQCPNEAGTAEFQGCPDSDGDGIADRNDACPDVAGPKELNGCPDGDGDGIADKDDKCPTQAGPKENGGCPWPDSDGDGVLDKDDMCPDVKGTAANRGCPEVTEEVMKQLNDYARTILFNSGKSTFKDETMPVLENMKNILKEYPHAKFSIEGHTDSDGSNALNQTLSENRAAAVKTYLIEHGIDAGRLRSVGFGETQPIASNKTAAGKAQNRRVEVKLIKE, from the coding sequence ATGAAACATCTTAACAAACTAATCGTTGCTGCATGTATGGCTGTGGGCTTGAATGCACAAGCGCAGGACGAGAACAACCCATGGGCTGTTTCCTTTGGCGTTAACGCAGTTGATACAAGAACAAGTACTGCTGACGATTTTGGAGACAGGTTCAGTCAGTTCTTTGATGCTAAGGATCATTGGAATATTCTTCCATCTGTATCTTATCTTAATGTATCCCGCTATGTTGGGTCAAATCTTTCAGTTGGTTTAACCGGTTCGGTAAACAGAATTGATAAACTTGTAGAGAAGGATGCAAACGGAAATCGTATTGTAACTAATCCAGGTGATTTAAGCTATTTTGGCCTTGATGCTGCAGTTAAATACAGTTTCATGAAGCCGCTTAACTCTAAATGGTTTGATCCTGCACTTTATGTAGGTGGAGGCTATTTATGGTGGGGAGATGAAAATACAGGTACTTTCAACTTCGGTGCTCAGTTTAATTTCTGGATAACAGAAAATGTAGCATTTTCACTTCAGTCAGGTTACAAAAAATCTTTTGCTGACAGAGTTGAGGTTCCATCTCACTTCCAACACATGGCAGGCTTAACGTTCAAGTTTGGAGGAAAAGATACTGATAAAGACGGTATTTATGACAAGGATGATATGTGTCCTAACGAACCAGGGCTTAAACAATTTCAGGGATGTCCTGATTCAGACGGAGATGGTATTCCTGATAAAGATGACCAATGTCCAAATGAGGCAGGTACTGCTGAGTTCCAGGGATGTCCTGATTCAGACGGAGATGGTATAGCTGACAGAAATGATGCTTGTCCGGATGTTGCAGGTCCTAAAGAGCTTAACGGTTGTCCTGACGGAGACGGTGATGGTATAGCTGATAAAGATGATAAATGTCCTACTCAGGCTGGTCCTAAAGAAAACGGAGGTTGTCCTTGGCCGGATTCAGACGGAGACGGTGTTCTTGATAAAGACGATATGTGTCCGGATGTAAAAGGTACTGCTGCTAACCGTGGTTGTCCTGAAGTTACTGAAGAGGTAATGAAACAACTTAATGACTATGCAAGAACTATCCTGTTCAACAGTGGTAAGTCAACATTTAAAGATGAGACTATGCCGGTTCTTGAAAACATGAAAAATATCCTTAAAGAGTACCCTCACGCTAAATTCAGCATTGAAGGTCACACTGACAGTGATGGTAGCAACGCGCTTAACCAGACGCTATCTGAAAACAGAGCTGCTGCTGTTAAAACGTACCTTATTGAGCATGGTATCGATGCAGGAAGATTAAGATCTGTTGGTTTTGGTGAAACTCAACCAATTGCTTCTAACAAAACTGCTGCAGGTAAAGCTCAAAACAGAAGGGTAGAAGTTAAGTTAATCAAGGAATAA
- a CDS encoding PD-(D/E)XK nuclease family protein, whose product MAQNTFLDKLSEKIVHSYPDKLQDIVIVLPNKRAKVFLLEALKRQLDKTVFAPEIISIEDFVQNVSGIRSIDPIELLFEFYAVYLRITEKEKQQPFENFANWAKTLLQDFNEIDRYLLNPKHVLSYLKDIEDIKHWSLDLQNRTTMIENYLEFWNLLPLYYDSLYNHLLQKETGYQGLIYREAVGNINHFSNAFKKHKLIFAGFNALNAAEEKIIRHLLSAGQAEIYWDIDETFLNDPYHDAGLFVRRFKQSWREYHTQPFEWIANDFSKEKNIKVIGTPKTVGQAKIAGQIVEKLQSEGHSLDKTALVLGEENMLIPMLYSLPASVGSLNITMGYSSKNNPAQLLIQKLFKLHTNAINRSEKSYTLYYREVLDILTHPLVEPHSGAAKLVETINKNNITFFSLNKLFEIQGEATPFFNLLFERWDNDVKAVLNRLSEILLTLKSYMGNDDDEEKIAKAFLYSVFKVINKLINYAEAHHEMNSLAVLYTIYKQVAELAEVSFEGEPLTGLQIMGVLESRVLDFENVIITSMNEGKFPSGKTQNSFIPYDVKRELGLPTYKEKDAIYSYHFYHLLMRAKNVYLLYNTESEGLDAGERSRFLTQLEIERKPQHNLQSTIYNAYLPDKAYEPMVIQKSEKVMERLKEIATGKGFSPSALTGYIRNPIQFYYQRVLRIREVDEVEESIALNTLGTIIHGALEELYKPFVNKFLTVQDIDGMKALADDEVMRQFVLVYKEGEIKKGRNLLAFEVAKRNVHNLLKQERRLIEEGDAVKVLALEQTFERTLEDSRLPFSVKISGNIDRIEQRNGKIRIVDYKTGKVEKGNLVLKAWDGLPLDIKNEKIIQLLTYAFMYEPNANGMETEAGIISFKNMKTGFMNFSFKDGFDRSAPASNVIDSDTLEEFKTQLVSLINEILNPDIPFEEKMD is encoded by the coding sequence ATGGCACAAAACACCTTTCTTGATAAGCTAAGCGAAAAGATTGTACATAGCTATCCTGATAAGCTTCAGGATATTGTTATTGTTCTTCCTAATAAAAGGGCAAAGGTTTTTTTACTGGAAGCCTTAAAAAGACAACTGGACAAAACTGTTTTTGCTCCCGAAATTATCAGTATAGAAGATTTTGTGCAGAATGTATCGGGTATAAGATCGATAGATCCTATCGAACTGTTGTTTGAATTTTATGCTGTTTATCTAAGGATAACCGAAAAGGAGAAACAACAGCCTTTTGAAAATTTTGCCAATTGGGCAAAAACACTTCTTCAGGATTTTAATGAAATAGACCGTTACCTGCTTAATCCAAAACATGTACTTTCTTACCTAAAGGATATAGAAGATATTAAACACTGGTCACTGGATTTACAAAACAGGACCACAATGATTGAGAATTACCTTGAATTTTGGAATCTCCTGCCTTTATATTATGATTCGTTATACAATCATCTGTTGCAAAAAGAAACGGGCTACCAGGGGCTTATTTATCGTGAGGCGGTAGGTAACATCAATCACTTTTCTAATGCATTTAAAAAGCATAAACTGATTTTTGCAGGGTTTAACGCCCTAAATGCTGCTGAAGAAAAAATTATCAGGCATTTGCTTTCCGCAGGGCAGGCAGAAATCTACTGGGATATAGACGAGACCTTCTTAAATGATCCTTACCATGATGCTGGGCTTTTTGTAAGGCGCTTTAAGCAGTCTTGGAGGGAATACCATACACAACCGTTTGAATGGATTGCTAACGATTTTAGCAAAGAGAAAAATATTAAGGTTATTGGTACGCCCAAAACTGTAGGGCAGGCCAAAATAGCCGGGCAGATTGTTGAAAAACTCCAGTCTGAAGGGCATAGCCTGGACAAAACTGCTTTGGTATTGGGAGAGGAAAATATGCTTATCCCAATGCTATATAGCCTTCCTGCAAGTGTAGGTAGTCTTAATATTACTATGGGTTATAGTAGTAAGAACAATCCTGCGCAGTTGCTTATACAAAAGCTGTTTAAACTGCATACCAATGCCATAAACCGTAGCGAGAAAAGCTATACGCTTTACTATCGTGAAGTACTGGATATTCTAACGCATCCATTGGTAGAGCCGCATTCGGGGGCTGCAAAACTGGTTGAGACCATCAATAAAAATAATATCACATTCTTTTCCTTAAACAAGCTGTTTGAAATTCAGGGAGAGGCCACCCCTTTCTTCAATCTGCTTTTTGAAAGATGGGATAATGATGTGAAGGCAGTGCTTAACCGCCTTTCGGAAATACTGCTTACGCTTAAATCATATATGGGTAATGATGATGATGAAGAAAAGATAGCTAAGGCATTTTTATATTCGGTGTTCAAAGTAATCAATAAGCTTATCAATTATGCCGAGGCGCATCATGAAATGAACAGCCTGGCTGTGCTTTATACTATTTACAAGCAGGTCGCCGAACTGGCGGAGGTATCCTTCGAAGGAGAGCCGCTTACCGGACTTCAGATAATGGGGGTGCTGGAAAGCCGGGTGCTTGATTTTGAGAACGTAATCATCACGTCTATGAATGAAGGGAAGTTTCCGTCAGGAAAAACACAAAACTCATTCATTCCCTATGATGTGAAAAGGGAACTGGGGCTGCCAACATACAAAGAAAAGGATGCTATTTACAGCTACCACTTTTACCACCTGCTTATGCGGGCAAAAAACGTATACCTGCTTTACAATACCGAAAGTGAGGGGCTTGATGCCGGAGAGCGAAGCCGTTTCCTTACCCAGCTTGAAATAGAAAGAAAACCACAACATAACCTGCAAAGTACCATTTATAATGCTTATTTGCCTGATAAGGCCTATGAGCCAATGGTGATACAGAAGTCTGAAAAGGTTATGGAAAGGCTTAAGGAGATAGCTACTGGTAAGGGCTTTTCGCCATCGGCATTAACGGGATATATCCGTAACCCTATACAGTTTTATTATCAAAGGGTGTTGCGAATCCGTGAAGTGGACGAGGTAGAAGAGAGTATTGCGCTTAATACATTGGGAACCATTATACACGGAGCTCTGGAAGAGCTTTACAAACCGTTCGTTAATAAATTCCTTACCGTTCAGGATATAGACGGCATGAAAGCCTTAGCCGATGATGAGGTTATGCGTCAATTTGTTTTGGTATATAAAGAAGGCGAGATTAAAAAAGGGCGTAACCTGTTAGCCTTTGAGGTAGCCAAACGTAACGTGCATAATTTATTAAAACAGGAACGAAGGCTTATAGAAGAAGGCGATGCGGTAAAAGTACTGGCATTGGAACAGACTTTTGAACGTACACTGGAAGACAGCAGGCTGCCTTTTTCTGTAAAGATATCGGGTAATATAGACCGCATTGAGCAACGCAACGGAAAGATTAGAATAGTTGACTACAAGACCGGAAAGGTAGAGAAAGGTAATCTTGTGCTGAAAGCATGGGACGGACTCCCGTTAGATATAAAAAACGAAAAGATAATACAGCTGCTTACCTATGCTTTTATGTATGAACCTAACGCAAACGGTATGGAAACCGAGGCAGGTATTATATCGTTCAAGAATATGAAAACAGGCTTTATGAATTTTAGCTTTAAGGATGGTTTTGACCGAAGCGCACCTGCCTCTAATGTTATTGATAGCGATACCCTTGAAGAGTTTAAAACACAGCTTGTAAGCCTTATTAATGAAATTTTAAATCCAGATATCCCGTTTGAGGAAAAAATGGATTAG
- a CDS encoding alpha/beta fold hydrolase: MKHLHYKNAAVSYTDTGNGKVIVLLHGFLENSTMWVPYVAEFSKYYRVITIDLLGHGQTDCIGYIHTMEDMADVVYAVLEELNITEAVFVGHSMGGYVSLAIAELYPDMVKGIVLQNSTSRPDSEERKLNRDRAIKAVKQSYTNFVRLAIANLFSEENRERLTDEIEAVRNEALKTPLQGIVAALEGMKVRKDREMLLHTANYPILLVLGKKDPVMNYQDSLSQLDGTNIKLITYPDGHMAHIEDREDLQRDLLEFFRTIY; this comes from the coding sequence TTGAAGCATTTACACTACAAAAACGCCGCTGTTAGCTATACCGATACCGGAAACGGAAAAGTAATCGTACTGCTGCATGGCTTTTTAGAAAACAGCACGATGTGGGTACCCTATGTTGCTGAATTTTCAAAATACTACCGTGTTATAACCATAGACCTTTTAGGCCACGGCCAAACCGATTGCATAGGCTACATCCATACCATGGAAGATATGGCCGATGTTGTGTATGCCGTACTGGAAGAACTAAATATTACAGAAGCTGTTTTTGTGGGCCATTCTATGGGGGGTTATGTTTCACTTGCCATAGCAGAACTGTATCCTGATATGGTTAAAGGTATTGTGCTTCAAAACTCCACATCACGCCCCGATAGCGAGGAACGCAAACTAAATCGGGACAGGGCCATTAAAGCGGTAAAGCAAAGCTATACCAATTTTGTACGCCTGGCTATTGCTAATCTTTTTAGCGAGGAGAATCGTGAGCGCTTAACTGATGAAATCGAGGCTGTACGCAACGAGGCTTTAAAAACACCTTTACAGGGCATTGTAGCCGCACTGGAAGGTATGAAGGTAAGAAAGGACAGGGAAATGCTTTTACACACAGCAAACTATCCTATACTACTTGTTTTAGGCAAAAAAGATCCTGTTATGAATTATCAGGACAGCCTTAGCCAGCTTGACGGGACCAACATAAAACTTATTACCTACCCCGACGGGCACATGGCACATATAGAAGATAGGGAAGATTTACAAAGAGACCTTTTAGAGTTTTTCAGAACAATCTATTGA
- a CDS encoding aminopeptidase P family protein, with translation MKYHQIDRNLFIKNRKKFTAEMKPKSVAVFNSNDIYPISADSTIPFQQHRDIFYLSGVDQEESILLLCPDAPYEHLREILFLRETNEHIAVWEGEKLTKERAFEVSGIKSVYWLQDFEKVLFEVMTYCDTMYINTNEHYRSSVQTETREARFIKWWKEKYPAHQVAKSNPILQRLRSIKESEELDLLQKACDITEKGFRRVLSFTKPGIMEYEIEAEFIHEFIRNRSKGFAYGPIIASGANANVLHYVENNQQCREGELILFDVGAEYANYSSDMSRTIPVSGRFTQRQKDVYNAVLRVKNEATKMLVPGTLWKQYHVEVGKIMTSELLGLGLIDKADVQNENPDWPAYKKYFMHGTSHHLGLDTHDYGLLVEPMKPNMVFTVEPGIYIPAEGFGIRLEDDVVIQESGEPFNLMRNIPIEADEIESLMNV, from the coding sequence ATGAAATACCATCAGATAGACCGCAACCTGTTTATTAAGAACCGTAAAAAGTTTACGGCCGAAATGAAACCTAAAAGCGTGGCGGTATTCAATTCTAACGATATTTACCCTATTAGTGCCGATAGCACCATACCTTTTCAACAACACCGCGATATATTTTACCTGAGTGGCGTTGATCAGGAAGAAAGCATACTTTTACTTTGTCCGGATGCTCCGTATGAGCACCTGCGCGAAATACTTTTCCTTCGTGAAACCAACGAACATATTGCCGTTTGGGAAGGTGAAAAACTAACAAAAGAGCGTGCTTTTGAGGTATCGGGAATTAAAAGTGTATACTGGCTACAGGACTTTGAAAAAGTGCTTTTTGAAGTTATGACGTACTGCGACACCATGTACATAAATACTAACGAGCACTACCGTTCTTCTGTACAGACAGAGACTCGCGAAGCCCGTTTTATTAAATGGTGGAAAGAGAAATATCCTGCACATCAGGTAGCAAAAAGCAACCCTATATTACAACGCCTGCGCTCTATTAAAGAGAGTGAGGAACTTGACCTTTTACAAAAAGCGTGTGATATTACCGAAAAAGGTTTCCGTCGCGTGCTTTCTTTCACCAAACCGGGTATTATGGAGTATGAAATTGAGGCCGAGTTTATCCACGAATTTATCCGTAACCGTTCTAAAGGTTTTGCTTACGGACCAATTATCGCTTCGGGTGCTAATGCCAATGTACTTCACTATGTGGAAAACAACCAACAATGCCGCGAGGGCGAACTTATACTTTTTGACGTAGGTGCCGAGTATGCCAACTATTCAAGCGATATGTCGCGTACCATACCTGTATCAGGACGTTTTACACAAAGACAAAAAGACGTTTACAATGCCGTATTACGCGTTAAGAATGAAGCTACTAAAATGCTGGTTCCGGGTACGCTTTGGAAACAATATCATGTAGAAGTGGGCAAGATTATGACTTCGGAGCTTTTAGGGCTTGGCCTTATAGACAAAGCTGATGTACAGAATGAAAACCCTGACTGGCCTGCCTACAAAAAGTACTTTATGCATGGTACGTCTCACCATTTAGGTCTAGATACTCACGATTACGGATTATTAGTTGAACCAATGAAACCTAACATGGTATTTACCGTAGAGCCGGGCATTTATATCCCTGCAGAAGGCTTTGGTATCCGCCTGGAGGATGATGTAGTAATCCAGGAAAGCGGCGAGCCGTTTAACCTGATGCGCAACATCCCTATCGAGGCTGATGAGATTGAAAGCCTGATGAATGTATAA
- a CDS encoding hydroxymethylglutaryl-CoA synthase family protein, whose amino-acid sequence MTTGIDAIAFDIAKLHLPIKTLANARNIDPEKLEKGLGLLKMTLPDVHQDTVVFAANALTKLISKNNINPQEISRVYVGTESGIDSSKPIGSFVVSLMEQLYGEGSFSNCDTVDFTFACIGGVDALQNCLDYIRLNPEKKAVVITSDIAKYDLESTGEYTQGAGALAMLITANPKIIAFNHNWAVSTKGVFDFFKPYRTIEKEAITGTNSNTEWFGNLEAEIEIHKDQPVFDGQYSNTCYTDRTREAYFRFKEANNIKGSLYEKWESIIMHLPYAYQGRRMFSEIFAVDATEPLAQQNDADYATKLKEISKSEAYKEFVNQKLQPAEPASSLIGNLYTGSVFMGLLSALIQFTEKDIDVTGKTFGFLAYGSGSKSKVFEGTIQSGWKEAVTTVKLFETLSNSKEIAFEDYVSLHKKEQKTSLLQPHNEWVLDYIEKENPNLVGARYYKWME is encoded by the coding sequence ATGACTACCGGAATTGATGCTATCGCTTTTGATATAGCAAAACTGCACCTGCCCATAAAAACGCTTGCAAATGCAAGAAATATTGACCCTGAAAAGCTTGAAAAAGGATTGGGATTATTAAAGATGACATTACCCGATGTACATCAGGATACTGTTGTCTTTGCTGCTAATGCACTTACAAAACTGATAAGCAAGAACAATATAAATCCACAGGAAATTTCGAGGGTATATGTAGGTACCGAAAGCGGCATTGACAGCTCTAAACCTATAGGGTCTTTTGTGGTTTCACTTATGGAACAGTTATATGGAGAAGGCAGCTTTTCCAACTGCGATACGGTAGATTTTACTTTTGCCTGCATAGGCGGTGTGGATGCCCTTCAAAACTGTCTTGATTATATAAGGCTTAATCCGGAAAAGAAAGCAGTGGTTATTACCAGCGATATTGCGAAATATGATTTGGAGTCGACAGGTGAATATACACAGGGTGCGGGTGCATTAGCTATGCTAATTACCGCCAACCCAAAAATAATAGCTTTTAACCATAACTGGGCAGTAAGCACCAAAGGTGTTTTCGACTTCTTTAAGCCCTATCGCACAATTGAAAAAGAAGCCATAACAGGCACCAATAGCAATACCGAATGGTTTGGCAATCTGGAAGCGGAAATTGAAATACACAAAGACCAACCCGTGTTTGACGGTCAATACTCTAACACCTGTTATACCGACCGTACCCGTGAGGCATATTTCAGGTTTAAGGAAGCAAACAACATAAAGGGATCGTTATACGAAAAATGGGAAAGTATAATTATGCACCTTCCCTACGCTTATCAGGGCCGCAGGATGTTTAGTGAAATATTTGCTGTTGATGCGACGGAGCCTTTAGCACAACAAAATGATGCCGACTATGCAACAAAACTGAAAGAGATAAGTAAAAGTGAGGCATATAAGGAATTTGTAAACCAAAAATTACAGCCCGCAGAACCTGCTTCTTCACTTATAGGCAACCTTTATACGGGATCGGTATTTATGGGGCTGTTATCAGCTTTGATTCAGTTTACAGAAAAAGACATAGATGTGACCGGAAAAACCTTTGGTTTCCTGGCATACGGCAGCGGATCGAAATCTAAAGTCTTTGAAGGAACCATACAAAGCGGATGGAAAGAAGCTGTCACTACTGTAAAACTATTTGAAACGCTTTCCAATAGTAAGGAAATAGCGTTTGAGGATTATGTGTCACTACACAAAAAAGAACAGAAAACAAGTTTACTGCAACCTCACAACGAATGGGTATTGGATTATATAGAAAAAGAGAATCCTAACCTGGTGGGAGCAAGATATTATAAGTGGATGGAGTAA